In the genome of Acidobacteriota bacterium, one region contains:
- a CDS encoding phenylalanine--tRNA ligase subunit alpha: MLIDDKTRKTLKDLDVRTPEDIGELFAEVSSALDQERQALIAEGAADERDRGQKVKELRDRWLARKGGFISLIDENWLKEAPKELKPSVGRAFNELRQQAASVDTLVLLQDVPIRHHATALPAQVTARFGVGAVSVKITEGAMDLTLPGYRRPLGSVHPVTQVMREIEEIFLALGFSIESGPEIESVYYNFDALNIPESHPARDDWDTLYVNSETVLRTHTSPVQIRAMEKHGAPLYILCPGKAYRHDNPDSTHATMFHQVEGLAVDTDISFADLKGTLDYFAKKFFGDKIKTNFSPSFFPFTEPSGELAISCVFCGGEGCRVCKESGWVEVMGCGMVHPEVLRHGGVDPERYSGWAFGLGVERFAMMKYDINDIQLFQQGDVRFLEQF, from the coding sequence ATGTTGATCGACGACAAGACCAGGAAGACGCTGAAAGACCTCGATGTCAGGACCCCTGAGGACATCGGCGAGTTGTTCGCTGAAGTCTCGTCTGCTCTGGACCAGGAGAGGCAGGCACTGATTGCCGAAGGTGCGGCCGACGAGCGAGACCGCGGCCAGAAGGTCAAGGAATTACGCGACCGGTGGCTGGCGCGCAAGGGCGGTTTTATCTCGCTGATTGATGAGAACTGGCTGAAGGAGGCCCCAAAAGAATTAAAGCCTTCCGTGGGCCGCGCTTTCAATGAATTGCGGCAGCAGGCGGCTTCCGTTGATACTCTTGTGCTCCTCCAGGATGTTCCAATCCGCCACCATGCAACGGCCCTGCCAGCGCAGGTCACGGCGAGGTTTGGGGTGGGCGCTGTATCCGTAAAGATTACAGAGGGCGCGATGGACCTTACCCTGCCTGGCTATCGCAGGCCGCTTGGCTCCGTCCATCCCGTTACCCAGGTGATGAGGGAGATCGAGGAAATATTTCTGGCGCTTGGCTTTTCCATCGAGTCGGGGCCGGAGATTGAATCAGTCTATTACAACTTTGACGCGCTCAATATTCCCGAAAGCCATCCGGCGCGGGATGACTGGGACACGCTCTACGTGAATTCTGAAACCGTGTTGCGCACCCACACCTCTCCCGTGCAGATTCGAGCCATGGAGAAGCATGGCGCGCCGCTTTATATTCTTTGTCCCGGCAAGGCCTATCGGCATGACAATCCTGACTCTACCCACGCCACCATGTTCCACCAGGTGGAGGGGCTGGCGGTCGATACAGACATTAGCTTCGCAGACCTGAAGGGAACTCTCGATTATTTTGCAAAAAAATTTTTCGGTGACAAGATCAAGACCAACTTTTCTCCCAGCTTCTTTCCCTTTACGGAGCCGAGCGGTGAGCTGGCCATCAGCTGCGTCTTCTGCGGTGGCGAAGGCTGCCGGGTGTGCAAGGAGAGCGGCTGGGTTGAGGTGATGGGCTGCGGAATGGTGCACCCGGAAGTGCTGCGCCACGGCGGCGTTGATCCGGAGCGCTACTCCGGCTGGGCTTTCGGACTGGGTGTGGAGCGCTTTGCGATGATGAAGTATGACATCAATGACATCCAGCTTTTCCAACAGGGGGATGTGCGGTTTCTTGAACAATTCTGA
- the pheT gene encoding phenylalanine--tRNA ligase subunit beta — protein MKVSLNWLKEFVEVPVDARRLKADLVSLGLNAESFQAVGGDVVFEVEITANRPDCLSHYGVAREVAAFYRRRLAQLDFTCKEIAVPASTEASIEILNPELCPRYCGRVVRDVQVKPSPEWLVQRLEAVGQRSINNVADVTNYVLMELGHPLHAFDLIRLEERKVVVRSARQGEQLRTLDGVNRTLSASDLVIADSAHPVALAGVMGGEGSGISDHTHTVLLESAWFDPGSIRRTSKSQGLHTEASHRFERGADIEMAPLALDRAAILISQLAGGKILRGVIDVYPVPRRRTHIDLRRKEIQRLLGAEVSWEVVERVLRALNFKVERRGTEGWRVTPPLSRLDVNREVDLIEEVARHYGYNRLPARVRPAPPRLGTEEIRNKEIRISGMLAALGYREIIPSAMVDPAENARFTDRPPVVLENPLSQDASAMRSSAVPSMLHTIKWNLDRLRSDLRLFEMGKVYSAREKGLPDERRVLVLGATGKSEPPFVHGTEPEIGFFDLKGDLEQLLSCFDLPRLRFEPFSVCYLEDGQAGRFVAADATIATFGRLNEDLARGYKLRQAVFVAEVDLDALLRVALKQNSFKAISKFPQVERDFSLVLPCTTEYGRLEHTIQGLGIEEIQSLAPIERRSSEELPAGTIPTGHASLLLRVTFQSPTRTLASDDVEVHSQRIISALDALGVQIRAQS, from the coding sequence ATGAAGGTCTCACTGAACTGGCTGAAAGAATTCGTGGAAGTTCCGGTGGATGCCCGCCGGCTGAAGGCGGACCTCGTTTCACTGGGCCTGAATGCGGAATCGTTCCAGGCGGTGGGCGGAGACGTGGTTTTCGAAGTCGAAATCACCGCCAACCGGCCCGACTGTTTAAGCCATTACGGCGTAGCGCGGGAAGTGGCGGCGTTCTACCGCAGACGGCTGGCGCAGCTCGATTTTACCTGCAAGGAAATCGCTGTACCGGCATCCACCGAGGCTTCCATTGAGATCCTTAACCCGGAGCTCTGTCCGCGCTATTGTGGCCGTGTAGTCCGGGACGTTCAAGTCAAGCCTTCGCCAGAGTGGCTTGTGCAGCGCCTTGAGGCCGTCGGCCAACGTTCCATAAATAACGTCGCCGATGTCACCAATTATGTGCTGATGGAACTGGGCCATCCGCTCCACGCTTTTGATCTGATCCGCCTCGAAGAACGCAAAGTGGTTGTTCGGTCCGCACGGCAAGGAGAACAGCTTCGGACTTTGGACGGCGTGAACAGGACGCTCTCGGCCAGCGACCTGGTGATTGCGGATTCGGCGCATCCGGTTGCATTGGCGGGCGTGATGGGAGGCGAAGGGTCTGGGATATCTGACCACACTCACACCGTCCTGCTGGAGAGCGCCTGGTTCGATCCTGGTAGTATTCGACGCACCTCGAAATCCCAGGGCCTGCACACGGAAGCTTCGCACCGCTTCGAACGTGGCGCCGACATTGAAATGGCTCCGTTAGCCCTTGACCGCGCGGCGATCCTGATTTCGCAGCTCGCGGGAGGCAAAATACTACGCGGGGTAATCGATGTTTATCCCGTTCCCAGACGGCGCACTCACATTGACCTGCGACGGAAGGAAATTCAACGCCTGCTGGGGGCGGAAGTTTCGTGGGAAGTAGTCGAGCGAGTCCTTCGCGCACTCAATTTTAAGGTTGAGCGTCGCGGGACGGAAGGCTGGCGAGTGACGCCGCCCCTGTCACGTCTGGATGTGAACCGGGAAGTTGACCTTATTGAGGAAGTGGCCCGGCACTACGGCTACAACCGGTTGCCGGCTCGAGTGCGCCCCGCCCCGCCCCGGCTAGGCACCGAAGAGATTCGAAACAAAGAAATCAGAATCAGCGGCATGCTGGCGGCGCTCGGTTACCGGGAAATCATTCCCTCCGCCATGGTCGATCCGGCGGAGAACGCGAGGTTTACGGATCGCCCTCCCGTGGTTCTTGAAAATCCGCTCAGCCAGGATGCTTCCGCCATGCGGTCTTCGGCAGTGCCGAGCATGCTCCATACGATAAAGTGGAACCTCGACCGCCTACGCAGCGACCTTCGGCTTTTTGAAATGGGAAAGGTCTATAGTGCGAGGGAGAAGGGCCTTCCGGATGAGCGCCGCGTTCTGGTGCTCGGGGCTACTGGGAAAAGCGAACCCCCGTTCGTGCACGGCACGGAACCCGAGATCGGCTTTTTCGATTTAAAGGGTGACCTTGAACAACTTCTCAGCTGCTTTGATTTGCCGAGGCTCAGGTTTGAACCTTTTTCTGTCTGCTACCTTGAAGATGGGCAGGCCGGCCGGTTTGTGGCGGCGGACGCAACTATTGCCACGTTCGGCCGCCTGAATGAAGACCTGGCGCGCGGCTATAAATTACGACAGGCGGTGTTCGTAGCAGAGGTTGATCTCGACGCTTTGCTGAGGGTTGCCTTAAAGCAGAACAGCTTTAAGGCGATTTCAAAATTTCCGCAGGTCGAGCGTGACTTTTCTCTGGTCTTACCCTGCACCACAGAGTACGGGCGGCTGGAGCATACAATTCAAGGGCTGGGGATTGAAGAAATCCAGTCTTTGGCGCCAATTGAACGCCGTTCCAGCGAGGAGCTTCCAGCAGGTACAATCCCCACGGGGCATGCGAGCCTTCTGTTACGCGTCACATTTCAAAGCCCGACCAGGACGCTGGCAAGCGACGACGTTGAAGTTCATAGCCAGCGAATCATCAGTGCCCTCGATGCGCTGGGGGTTCAAATTCGGGCGCAGAGTTAA
- a CDS encoding cell division protein ZapA: MARGSRQGAERRRLDNPTGSIRIEIYDQEYHVKGSLNSAYLEDLARYVDGKMRSIATRSHNVDSLRVAVLAALNIADEYHQMKTRYEATTRQVQQKVGEYSEALDRLLKPAV, encoded by the coding sequence ATTGCCCGTGGGAGCCGGCAAGGGGCCGAAAGGAGGCGCTTGGACAATCCAACGGGTTCCATCCGAATCGAAATTTACGATCAGGAATACCACGTCAAGGGCAGCCTGAATTCGGCGTATCTCGAAGATCTTGCCCGCTACGTGGATGGCAAGATGCGCTCCATTGCGACGCGGAGTCACAATGTGGATTCGTTGCGGGTAGCGGTGCTTGCCGCGCTCAACATCGCTGACGAATATCACCAGATGAAGACCAGGTACGAAGCTACCACGCGTCAGGTGCAGCAGAAGGTCGGCGAGTATAGCGAAGCGCTGGACCGGCTGCTGAAGCCGGCCGTTTGA
- a CDS encoding TIGR00282 family metallophosphoesterase, which produces MQDTVTILYIGDIFGRPGRSVLKERLPELLSQYAPDLVFANVENAAAGFGITPGLVDELLGLEIAVLTTGNHIWDKKEIYPYLVEHADGPLLRPANYPPQVPGRGLYLGKSRDGLEFAVINLQGRVFMPSIDCPFRTVDTLLESIPESVKIRFVDMHAEATSEKLAMGWYLDGRVTAVVGTHTHIPTADEMVLPGGTAYITDLGMTGPYESVIGIDKDIAIRKFLNQLPERFDVAKGDVRLCGVVVRADARTGRAVSIERVVRK; this is translated from the coding sequence TTGCAGGACACCGTTACGATTCTGTACATCGGCGATATTTTCGGAAGGCCCGGACGAAGCGTTTTGAAAGAACGCCTGCCTGAGCTTTTGTCGCAATATGCGCCTGACCTGGTCTTTGCCAATGTCGAGAATGCAGCCGCAGGTTTTGGCATCACGCCAGGCCTGGTAGACGAGTTGCTAGGCCTTGAGATCGCTGTTCTGACTACGGGAAACCACATTTGGGACAAGAAGGAAATCTATCCTTACCTGGTTGAACACGCTGACGGCCCTTTGCTGCGGCCTGCCAACTATCCGCCCCAGGTTCCCGGGCGAGGGCTCTATCTTGGTAAATCACGGGATGGCTTGGAGTTTGCGGTCATCAACCTGCAAGGGCGAGTCTTCATGCCGTCAATTGACTGCCCTTTCCGGACTGTCGATACTCTCCTGGAAAGTATTCCGGAGTCCGTGAAAATCCGCTTTGTTGACATGCATGCCGAGGCCACTTCAGAAAAGCTGGCGATGGGATGGTATCTGGACGGCCGTGTGACCGCGGTGGTGGGAACGCATACTCATATTCCGACTGCGGACGAAATGGTTCTGCCCGGCGGGACTGCTTATATCACTGACCTTGGGATGACAGGTCCCTATGAGTCTGTGATCGGAATAGATAAAGACATCGCCATCCGGAAATTCCTCAATCAGCTTCCTGAAAGGTTTGATGTTGCAAAAGGGGACGTCCGGCTCTGCGGGGTCGTCGTACGGGCTGACGCCAGGACGGGCCGGGCTGTTTCCATCGAAAGAGTTGTCCGGAAATAG
- a CDS encoding isoprenyl transferase yields the protein MKTRTSNADLHSQIDLGRLPNHIAVIMDGNGRWARKRHLPRIAGHRAGIGAVRQVVEACARLGIPCLTLYAFSVENWKRPRTEVKLLMGLLREYLKKEIAELNRNNIRFNSIGRIESLPEAVQRDLRETVVKTRSNTGLKLTLALNYGGRAELIDAVRSLVLQLKGTGSLDPESITEQSFSQHLYTHDLPDPDLLIRTSGEMRLSNFLLWQVAYSEIWVTDILWPDFTERELFQAVIDFQRRERRYGGLG from the coding sequence GTGAAAACCAGAACATCCAACGCTGACCTGCACTCACAAATCGATCTGGGACGGTTACCCAACCATATCGCCGTAATTATGGACGGCAACGGGCGATGGGCCCGGAAGCGGCATCTGCCAAGGATTGCGGGCCACCGGGCGGGCATCGGGGCAGTCCGGCAAGTGGTCGAGGCCTGTGCGCGCCTGGGAATTCCCTGTCTTACGCTTTACGCCTTCTCTGTGGAAAACTGGAAGCGTCCCAGAACAGAAGTGAAACTTCTGATGGGATTGCTGCGCGAGTATTTGAAAAAAGAGATCGCTGAACTCAACCGGAATAACATCCGGTTCAACTCCATCGGGAGAATTGAAAGCCTGCCGGAGGCCGTGCAGCGAGACCTGCGTGAGACGGTTGTAAAGACACGATCGAATACGGGATTGAAGCTGACTCTGGCCCTGAACTACGGCGGGCGGGCCGAATTGATTGACGCCGTCCGGAGCCTGGTTTTGCAATTGAAAGGGACGGGCTCTCTTGATCCTGAATCCATTACCGAACAGAGTTTCAGCCAGCATCTCTACACCCACGATCTGCCCGACCCGGACCTGCTGATTCGAACCAGCGGCGAGATGCGCCTGAGCAATTTTCTTCTGTGGCAGGTTGCCTATAGCGAAATCTGGGTTACCGACATCCTTTGGCCTGATTTCACGGAGCGCGAATTATTCCAGGCCGTAATCGATTTTCAGCGGCGGGAGCGCCGATATGGTGGGCTGGGGTGA
- a CDS encoding phosphatidate cytidylyltransferase, translated as MKRRILTGLPLALVVVYLIVQGREWLFTLAVLATVMISLQEYFHISREAGLNGWPWIGYLGAGLLCLGQLASLHNQAFSESALLLLLVLAIPVVGLVTSPDLKTYSGGLASTLLGTLYVGFAFSWIIPLRFTDSTTGRRLTIMLFLVVWAGDIFAYAVGRLVGRIPLAKAISPKKTVEGAIAGLAGSMLVAWCFSYWFWQTGDQKTVILLGGVVALAGQAGDLVESALKRAANLKDSGTILPGHGGLLDRIDSLLFAAPALWLVWHLKDFWHR; from the coding sequence ATGAAGCGACGGATTCTAACCGGGTTGCCACTGGCCCTTGTGGTTGTGTATCTGATTGTTCAGGGCCGCGAATGGCTGTTTACTCTTGCCGTGCTGGCTACCGTGATGATCAGCCTTCAAGAGTATTTCCACATCAGCCGGGAGGCGGGCTTGAACGGTTGGCCGTGGATTGGTTATCTGGGCGCGGGACTCCTTTGCCTGGGCCAACTTGCGAGCTTGCACAATCAGGCGTTTAGCGAATCGGCGCTGCTGCTGTTACTCGTTCTGGCTATTCCGGTTGTGGGTTTAGTTACGTCGCCTGACCTGAAAACTTACTCGGGAGGCCTGGCTTCTACTTTGCTGGGGACCTTATACGTTGGATTCGCCTTTTCGTGGATTATTCCTCTACGCTTTACTGACTCGACCACCGGCCGGCGGTTGACCATCATGCTGTTCCTGGTAGTTTGGGCGGGGGACATTTTTGCTTATGCCGTTGGGCGCTTGGTGGGGCGAATTCCCCTGGCAAAGGCCATTTCACCGAAAAAGACGGTCGAGGGGGCCATTGCGGGGCTTGCCGGGAGCATGCTGGTGGCCTGGTGCTTTTCATACTGGTTTTGGCAGACAGGCGACCAAAAAACAGTTATCCTATTAGGAGGTGTGGTTGCCTTGGCCGGACAGGCCGGCGATCTTGTGGAATCTGCCCTCAAACGGGCTGCCAACCTGAAGGATTCAGGAACTATCCTTCCGGGGCACGGAGGGTTGCTCGACCGGATTGACAGCCTCTTGTTTGCCGCCCCGGCCCTGTGGTTGGTTTGGCATCTGAAGGACTTCTGGCATCGATGA
- a CDS encoding 1-deoxy-D-xylulose-5-phosphate reductoisomerase has protein sequence MKGLCILGSTGSIGQNCLNVVRGREDRFRVAALSAGRNLEVLAAQVAEFRPSVAAVADANSIPLLRDCLQALGFRENVKIVAGTEGQVEAVNHPETNFVVAASHGTTGLVAVYEAICAGKAVGLANKEVMVVAGELVTRTARERGVDVLPIDSEHCAIHQCLRSGAHQEVRRLILTGSGGPFLKTPRKHLETVTPELALRHPVWKMGGRITIDSATLMNKGLEIIEAHWLFGFPSQQIDVMIHPESIIHSMIEFCDGSVMAQLSVADMRLPIQYALTYPERMDADGYLPLLDLIAAGSLHFRVPDGRRFPCLELGRAALEAGGVMPCALNAADEVAVEAFLRGELRFPDIPRVIEKVMCETPASHPNSLEDVLESDREARLCARESVAGMARPYTVV, from the coding sequence ATGAAGGGATTGTGCATTCTGGGCTCGACCGGTTCGATCGGTCAAAACTGTCTGAACGTTGTCAGGGGGCGTGAGGATCGTTTTCGCGTAGCCGCGCTTTCCGCAGGCAGGAACCTGGAGGTCCTGGCTGCTCAGGTTGCCGAATTCCGGCCCTCGGTGGCTGCGGTGGCAGATGCGAACTCTATCCCCTTGTTACGCGACTGTCTCCAGGCATTGGGCTTCCGTGAAAACGTAAAGATTGTAGCCGGGACGGAGGGCCAGGTGGAGGCGGTCAATCATCCCGAGACCAATTTTGTTGTCGCGGCATCCCATGGAACCACAGGCCTTGTGGCTGTGTATGAGGCTATCTGCGCGGGCAAGGCGGTTGGGCTGGCTAACAAGGAAGTTATGGTGGTGGCCGGAGAACTAGTCACCCGCACCGCACGCGAACGCGGGGTAGACGTCCTTCCGATCGACAGTGAACATTGCGCCATCCACCAATGCCTGAGGTCTGGCGCCCATCAGGAAGTCCGGCGGCTTATCCTGACGGGTTCCGGAGGGCCGTTTCTCAAGACTCCCCGTAAGCACCTGGAGACAGTTACACCTGAGCTGGCACTGAGACATCCGGTTTGGAAGATGGGAGGCCGGATCACAATTGATTCCGCCACCCTGATGAACAAGGGGCTTGAAATCATAGAGGCCCATTGGCTTTTTGGTTTCCCTTCACAGCAGATTGACGTCATGATTCATCCCGAATCAATCATCCATTCCATGATTGAGTTCTGCGATGGTTCGGTAATGGCCCAGCTTTCCGTCGCTGACATGCGACTTCCCATACAATATGCTCTGACCTACCCGGAGCGCATGGATGCCGACGGGTATTTGCCTCTGCTGGATTTGATTGCGGCCGGAAGCCTTCACTTCAGGGTGCCTGACGGACGCCGTTTCCCTTGCCTGGAGCTGGGCAGGGCGGCGCTCGAAGCGGGCGGGGTGATGCCTTGTGCCCTGAACGCCGCCGATGAAGTCGCCGTAGAGGCGTTTCTCAGGGGCGAATTACGTTTTCCCGATATACCCCGTGTGATTGAAAAGGTGATGTGCGAGACTCCTGCGAGTCATCCAAATAGCTTGGAAGATGTTCTGGAAAGCGATCGGGAGGCCCGACTGTGCGCGCGCGAGTCGGTGGCCGGGATGGCACGTCCATACACGGTTGTGTGA
- the rseP gene encoding RIP metalloprotease RseP, whose amino-acid sequence MVSSFLTDAVVVIVVLGVMVFVHEAGHFLAAKGFGVRVLTFSLGFGKRIFGFERGGTDYRVSILPLGGYVKMAGDDPTAVLTGDRGEFLGRPRWQRFVIVLMGPMMNFVLAVVVLAGLYMFHFQKPAYEDQPVVIGAVDSDSAAAVAGLQAGDRVVQFDGIRDPQWHHIKFKVLTGADHPIPLTVDRGGQVLHMSLTPHTEGPDGAGVAGWYPYVPLVIDKAEPGQPASDAGLKSGDMIVGLDGKPIYYWALVVQALRDGKGNPVDLTVERDGKEFQAHLKPAFTDVMGLKTWRIGVTIRQTEFVVRRLPPGTAVDYSIRANYRYFLETFDVLGKIVTRQMSTKSLAGPIGIAQISGEAYRRGIADLLLFVSFISLQLGIVNLLPIPVMDGGHIFMLAIEGLMRRDLSLAVKERVIQVGVVLIVLLFVFVMYNDIMKSLRPS is encoded by the coding sequence ATGGTTTCAAGTTTCCTCACGGACGCCGTTGTTGTCATCGTGGTTCTGGGAGTGATGGTTTTTGTCCATGAGGCAGGCCATTTTCTGGCCGCCAAAGGATTCGGCGTGCGCGTGCTGACTTTTTCGCTGGGCTTCGGCAAACGAATTTTTGGGTTTGAGCGCGGCGGGACAGATTACCGGGTGAGCATTCTGCCGCTGGGCGGCTACGTCAAAATGGCGGGTGATGATCCTACGGCCGTCCTGACCGGCGATCGAGGCGAGTTTCTTGGTCGCCCGCGGTGGCAACGATTCGTCATCGTTCTGATGGGCCCAATGATGAACTTTGTCCTGGCAGTGGTGGTCCTTGCCGGACTTTACATGTTCCACTTCCAGAAGCCTGCATACGAAGACCAGCCGGTTGTAATTGGCGCCGTCGATTCAGATTCAGCAGCAGCGGTTGCCGGACTCCAGGCTGGGGACCGGGTTGTTCAGTTTGACGGCATCAGGGACCCTCAATGGCACCACATTAAGTTCAAAGTCCTTACCGGTGCAGATCACCCCATTCCTCTCACGGTCGATCGCGGCGGCCAAGTCCTGCACATGAGCCTCACTCCGCATACGGAAGGCCCGGATGGCGCGGGCGTGGCCGGATGGTATCCATACGTCCCCCTGGTGATTGACAAGGCCGAACCGGGCCAGCCTGCCAGCGATGCGGGATTGAAATCAGGTGACATGATTGTCGGACTGGATGGGAAACCTATTTATTACTGGGCGCTGGTTGTACAGGCGCTGAGGGACGGCAAGGGCAACCCTGTTGACCTCACGGTTGAGCGTGACGGGAAAGAATTTCAGGCGCACTTAAAGCCGGCCTTTACGGACGTGATGGGCTTGAAGACATGGCGGATTGGCGTAACGATTCGCCAGACGGAGTTTGTCGTCCGCAGGCTGCCACCCGGAACTGCGGTTGATTACTCCATCAGGGCGAATTACCGGTATTTCCTCGAAACGTTCGACGTGTTGGGGAAAATTGTGACGCGCCAGATGTCCACCAAGTCGCTGGCCGGGCCGATTGGGATCGCCCAAATCTCCGGAGAAGCTTACCGCCGCGGAATCGCTGATCTTCTCCTTTTTGTTTCGTTTATCAGCCTGCAGCTGGGCATTGTTAACCTCCTGCCGATCCCGGTAATGGACGGCGGACATATCTTTATGCTGGCGATTGAAGGCCTGATGCGGCGTGATCTAAGCCTGGCGGTGAAGGAGCGGGTCATCCAGGTGGGAGTGGTGCTAATCGTCCTCCTCTTTGTTTTTGTGATGTATAACGATATCATGAAGAGTCTGCGTCCTTCCTGA
- a CDS encoding flavodoxin-dependent (E)-4-hydroxy-3-methylbut-2-enyl-diphosphate synthase: MNFSDKEYFPARRKTRPVKVGQYTIGGDGAIVVQSMTKTDTRNVDKTVEQIQQLEQAGCEVVRLAVPDIEAAEALKEIRKKCPDSVLVSDIHFQYKFALMALDAGIDKLRINPGNIGDAEKVRTVVRRAQEQKVPIRIGVNAGSLERRLLEKYGFPTPEAMAESAEYHIRILEDLGFGDTIISLKSSNVKLTVAAYRLLARRCDYPFHLGITEAGTQFSGTIKSCVGMGMLLAEGIGDTIRVSLATDPREEVRVAYELLKSLELRSRGPVVIACPTCGRLEVDLFKIAGEIEQATSHIKVPLSLAVMGCAVNGPGEAREADLGVAAGRGNGMIYRQGKAIRRVSEEEIVPALLEEIERFVADKIAGRVAEPTGPVEETQAPSSPLVSIR, encoded by the coding sequence GTGAACTTTAGCGACAAAGAATACTTTCCGGCAAGACGCAAGACCCGGCCTGTCAAAGTTGGGCAATATACGATTGGCGGGGATGGCGCGATCGTCGTGCAGTCCATGACCAAGACGGACACGCGCAACGTTGATAAAACCGTTGAGCAGATTCAGCAACTGGAACAGGCAGGGTGTGAAGTGGTCCGCCTGGCCGTGCCCGACATTGAGGCAGCAGAGGCCCTGAAAGAGATTCGGAAAAAATGTCCCGACTCCGTGCTGGTCTCTGACATTCATTTTCAGTACAAGTTCGCGCTGATGGCTCTGGATGCAGGAATCGACAAGCTGCGTATTAATCCCGGCAACATCGGCGACGCGGAGAAGGTCCGCACGGTGGTGCGGCGCGCCCAGGAACAAAAGGTTCCGATACGGATCGGCGTGAACGCCGGCTCGTTGGAGCGGCGCTTGCTGGAAAAATACGGATTCCCGACTCCGGAAGCGATGGCGGAGAGCGCTGAGTACCACATTCGAATCTTGGAAGACCTGGGTTTTGGCGACACCATCATTTCCCTGAAATCTTCAAACGTCAAGCTCACCGTGGCAGCTTACCGGCTGCTGGCTCGACGTTGCGATTATCCGTTTCACCTTGGAATTACCGAGGCGGGAACGCAGTTTTCGGGCACGATCAAGTCCTGCGTGGGCATGGGGATGCTGCTGGCGGAAGGCATTGGCGACACAATTCGAGTTTCGCTTGCCACTGATCCCCGGGAGGAAGTCCGGGTGGCTTATGAGCTATTGAAGTCGCTCGAACTCCGCAGCCGGGGTCCGGTAGTGATTGCATGCCCCACCTGCGGCCGGCTGGAAGTTGACCTGTTCAAGATCGCGGGCGAAATCGAGCAGGCAACTTCACACATCAAGGTGCCGCTCTCACTTGCCGTGATGGGTTGTGCCGTTAACGGCCCAGGTGAAGCGCGCGAAGCAGACCTGGGCGTCGCCGCCGGACGCGGTAACGGAATGATTTACCGCCAGGGAAAGGCTATCCGGCGCGTGAGTGAAGAAGAAATTGTTCCGGCCCTGCTTGAGGAAATTGAGCGATTTGTGGCGGATAAGATCGCCGGACGCGTGGCAGAACCCACCGGACCTGTTGAGGAAACTCAGGCGCCCTCAAGCCCGCTGGTCAGTATTCGATAG